Part of the Polyangiaceae bacterium genome, GAGGTCGTCCGCGCCGCCGACCCGCGCGTCGGCTACGCGACCGTGTACCGCACCATGAAGCTCCTGTCCGAAGGCGGCCTGGTACACGAGCGCAAGTTCGGCGACGGCTTCACCCGCTACGAGCTCGCCGACGAGGAGGCGCACCACGATCACTTGATCTGCCTCGACTGCGGCAAGATCACCGAGTTCGAGGAGCCGGCCATCGAGGAGCTGCAGGAGCGCATCGCCGCGCGCTACGGCTTCGTGGTGCAAGACCACAAGCACGAGCTCTACGGGCTCTGCGCCGATTGCGCGAAGAAGAGCGTCAAGCCGGGCCGCGCGCGGACCGCGCATCGGTGACACTCGCGTCCGTGACGACCCAGTCGCAGGGAAAGTCGCCTTCGTCGTGCGGCGCCTCCGCGAGCAGCTGGAACGAAAACGCCACCACCACCGTGGAGGCCGGTGGGCACACGTCCGGCAAAGTCACGTCGTAGAACCCGATGCCATAACCGATGCGATAGCCGTCGGCCGAAACGGCCAGCGCAGGCACCACCACTGCGTCGATGTCGCCCCGCGTCGCCTCGGCTGCGTCGAGCGGCGGCTCGCTGAAGCCGCGGCCGCGCTGCTCCAGTAGCCCGACGTCGGACAACAGGCGGAAGCCGGTGTGGTAGCCGGTCTCGGTGGGGGTCATGAACGGGTAGTACAGGCGCTTTCCCTGAGCTCTGAGCGTCGCGTCCAGGGGCACGAGGTCGACCTCGTTCTTGTTCGCCATCGGCCAGAACAGCGCGACGCTCTTCGCGTCGCGAACGGGGCCGAGCGCTGCGACCCGTTCGACGATGCGCCCGCTGCGCGCCGCGATGGCGGACGCAGGCAGGGCGCTGCGCAATCCTCTCATGCGCGCGCGGAGCTGCCGCTTGGCCTGCGCCAGGAGCGCTTCCATCTCATTTTTCGCCAGGTCGGCCACGGAGGTGTCCATACCACGGCCCAGCGTGGCAGATTCGCGGCATGCGCGTGCTCGCGGTCGTCCCGGCCTACTTCGCCGAACGCTCGGTGGGTGCGCTCGCGCGCGAGCTCCGAGCGCTCTGGCCGGACACCGGCGAGGCACCGCCGGTGATCGTGGTGGACGACGGCTCCGCGGACGACACCAGCGGAGCGGCCCGCGCGGCCGGCGCGTACGTGGTGCGACACCCGCACAACCGAGGCAAGGGCGCGGCGCTCCTGACCGGCTTCGAGCGCGCCCGCGCCTTCGAGGCCGACGCCGTCGTCAGCGTGGACGCCGACGGCCAGCACCCGGCAGAGGAGGCGGTTCGGCTCGCGCTCCACCCCGCGCCGCGGGAAAGCTTGATCCTGGGTGTGCGTGACCTGGTCGGCGCCGGCGCGCCGCGGGCCAACCAGCGCTCCAACGCCATCTCGAACTTCTTCCTCTCGCGCTTCACGGGGCGCGAGCTCCGGGACACGCAGTGCGGCCTCCGGCGCTATCCGCTCGAGAAGACCCTCGCGCTCGCGCCACGCTCGGAGGGCTACGCCTTCGAAGCCGAGGTCTTGCTGCGTGCCGCCCGGGCGAATTGGGACATCGTCCAGATCCCGGTGCGGGTGCTCTACCCGCCGGACCGGCGCACGCACTTCCACGTCGTGCGTGACCCAGCGCGGATCGTGTTCCGCGTGGTGAGCACGCTGCTCTCGGAGCGTGGGGGCGCGTGAGCTGGCGGCGGCGCCTCGCGATAGTCGCCGTGGCAGCGCTCGGCGCGCTGGCTGCCGCTCACTTCGGCATCCGACAGCGCGCCCGGCTCGAGCCTCCGACGGTCGAGGTGAACGACGAGCCCGTGACGGAGCCCGCACCCGGCGTCCGCGCGCTCGGGCGCTCGACGTCGTCGAGCTACGGCAAGCTGCGGGTGGTCCACCTCTCGGGGACGCCGGAGCAGATCGGCTTCGCCCAGGCGCGCCTGCTCCGGCCGGAGATGGTCGCAAACGAAGGCATCTTGCTCGAGGAATTCCGGCGCGCCGTTCGCCCCGCGCCGTTGCGCTGGCTGCTGCTCGATCTGGCTCAGCTCCGCTACCGCGATCTGGATCGAGGGCTCGATGCAGCGCGGCGTCGCGAGCTAGCCGCGAGCGCGCTGGGCTTCGCGCCGGATCCCTACGCGGACCTCTTCCCGACCTACCAGCGCTTCGTCTACCTGAACGCCCTCTACGACATCGCGCTGTCGTTCGAACGCTCGCCCCTGATCGGCTGCACCAGCTTCACCTTCGCCAGAGAAGCAGCGGAGGGCGGACACAGCTTGCTCGCCCGCGCTTTCGACTTCGACGTACACGACGTGTTCGACGAGCAGAAGGCCGTGTTCTTCGTCCGGGAGACCGGCACGATCCCCTTCGCGTCGGTGGCCTGGCCCGGCCTGCCCGGAGTGGTCAGCGGCATGAACCGCGAGGGCCTCGCCCTGGTCGTGCACGGCGGCCGCGCGGGCGAGCCGCGCGCCGAAGGCGAGCCCGTCGTGCACGCGCTGCGCCGCGTGCTCTCGAGCGCGCGCACGGTGGAAGAAGCGGTGAGGGCCTTTGCGGAGCGCGAGCCGATGGTCAGCCACATCGTGATCGCGGCGGACGCGAACGGCGCTACCAGCGTGATCGAGCGCGTGCCGGGCTCGCCGCCCCACGCACGCGCGCTGCCCGCGAAAGCCGCGGTCTCGAACCACTTCGACGGTCCGGCAGCGGCCGATCCGAAGAACCAGCACGTGCGCGCGGCGACGACGACGCTGGAGCGCGAGGCGCGCGGCAAGGAGCTGGCCGCCTCCCTCGACCACCCGGCGACGGTCGAAGACGCGGTTCGGCTCCTGCGCGACAAGCGCGCACCCGGCGGAGCGGCGCTCCCGGCCGGTGATCGCCGCGCCATCGACGCCCACATCGCCACCCACGGCGTGGTCTTCGACTCGGGCCGGCGCCGGCTCTGGGTGAGCGAGGCACCCCACCTCTCCGGGCGCTTCGTGGCCTTCGATCTGGCGGACGAATTCGCAGATCCGCCGCGGACGCCCAGCGGCGAGCGGCCGAGCGTGCCTGCCGAGCCTTAGACCGTCGCGAAGGCCGCGTCGGGGATGTCCAGGGCGCTGTTGTCGCCGGCGGCGAGCATCTTGGCCGAGCCGACCACGCCCGGCAGCACCTGGTGAGCGAAGAAGATCGCCGCGTGCTTCTTGCCTTCGTAGAAGGCGAAGTCCGGGTCCGACTCCGCGACCTTCTTCTGGTTTTCCAGCGCAACGGCCGCGGCGTCGAGCAAGAGCCAGCCCACGGTGAGCTCGCTCATCATGGTCAAGAAGCGGTTCGCGACCAGCGGCACGCGCTCGACCTCTCCGCCCTGGAACCAGCCGAGCAGCTGCATCACGGAGCCCGCCACCGCCTCGTGCGCCAGCGCCAGGTTCGCCACGCTCGGGCCGAGCACCGGGTGCTCGCGGTGCTGCTCGACGAACGCCGAGACGTCACCCAGGAAGCGCTGGGTGTTCATGCCGCCGGCTTGACCCAGCTTGCGCGCCACCAGGTCGAGCGCTTGAATGCCGTTGGTGCCCTCGTAGATGCTGAAGATCTTCGCGTCGCGACAGTGCTGCTCGACCGGGTAGTCCTCGGTGTAGCCGACGCCGCCGTGGACCTGGATGGCCATCTCCGCCACGCGGAACGCCGTATCCGAAGAGTACGACTTGATCAGGGGCGTGAGCAGCTCGACCTGTCCCTGGTGGTAAAGCGCCTGCTCGTCGTCCTTGCCGGCCAAGGCTGCAGCGCGATCCAGGTGCATCGCTCCCTTGACGATCAGCGCGCGGACGCCTTCGACGTGCGCCTTCATCCAGAGCAGCATGCGCCGCACGTTGGCGTGCTCGATGATCGCCACGCGTGGCGCGTCGGGGTCCTTCCACTGGGCCGCGCTCGAGCCCTGCTTGCGTTCCTTGGCGTACTCCAGCGTGGAGAGGTACGCGGCCGAGGCGATGCCCAGGCCTTGCAGGCCCACGCCGATGCGCGCGTAGTTCATCATCTTGAACATCTGCTTGATGCCCTGCTGCTCCGTCGTGCCGCAGAGCTCGCCGACGCACTGCCCGTCGTCCCCGAACTGCAGGAGGGCCGTCGAGGAGCCCTTGATGCCCATCTTGTGCTCGATGGACAGGCACTTGACGTCGTTCGGCTCACCCGTGACGCGCCGCTTGGGTACGATGAACAGGGAGAGCCCCTTGGTCCCCTTGGGGGCGCCTTCGGTGCGCGCCAGCACCATGTGCACGATGTTCTCGGTCAGGTCCTGATCGCCACCGCTGATGAAGAGCTTGGTGCCGGTGATGCTGTAGGTGCCATCGGCGTTTCTCTTCGCGAAGCTGGTCGCGGCGCCGACGTCCGAGCCCGCCTGCGGCTCGGTGATGCACATCGTCCCCGCCCACTCGCCGCCGAACATCTTCCCGCAGTAGCGCTCGCGCTGCTCGGGGGTTCCGAAGGCCTCGATCAGATCCGCAGCGCCGATGGTGAGCCCCGGGTACATGTCGAAGGCGGTGTTCGAGCCGCTGGTCAGCTCCGTGGTGAGCGCCGCGAGCACGCGCGGCGCGCCTTGCCCGCCGAACTCCGCCGGGACCACCAGGCTCTTGAAGCCGCTCTCGTAGGTCTTCTGCCACGCTTCCTTGAAGCCCTTCGGTGTCAACACCTGACCGTCCTCGATGCGGCAGCCTTCTTGATCCCCGACGGCGTTGAGCGGGCCCGTCACCTCCGTCGCAAAGCGGTAGACCTCCGAGAGCGTGAGGCGAACCTCCTCCTCGCCCCAGTCCTGGTACGGTTCGCGGCCGAGCAGCTCGCCGAGCTTGAACTGCTCGAACAGCACGAAGTGGAGCTCGCGGAGGTCAGCCTTGTAACGGTTCTGGGGAAGGGACATGGGTCATTGCTCCTCCCCCCTCGAACGAAACCGGGTAACGGGCTTTGGCCGCAGCGCGTGGCGCACCGCGTCGATCTGGACTTTGACGCAAAGTGTCGAGAGCGGCAAGGGGGCCTAGTAGCTCCCCGAGAAATCCGCGTCGATACCCGCGTATCCCAGGCGAAGCTCGAACATCTCGGTGCCCAGGAGCTCGCGGTAGCCGGCCCCGAACAGCCAGCCGTGGCGCCGCTGCGTGTAGGAGCTGAAGCTGTCCCGGTCGGCGAGGACCAGCGCGAGCCCTACCGAGAGCTCGTCGCCGAACAGAGCATGGGCCGACCCGCTCTGGCGGTCGTCGGAGCCGACGACCCAAGCGTTGTGCCCCCACGCGCTCACGTTCAGCCACTCGAAGAGATCCCAGCCCAGCCAGAGCTCGACGGGGAACACCAACCCGAACGGAACGACGGTCGTGATGCCGTCGATGCCGGGGCCGCTGCTGACACCGAAGGCGAAGCGCCGGCCGATGGGCATGCCGACACCGCCCATGAACTGCAAGCCGTAGACGAAACCCTGGCTCGCTCCGAGCGCGACGTTCATGCCGCCGAACAAGCCCACGGGGTTGGCCTCGCCGAGCACACGCATGTCGAACGCCAGGGCCATCGCCAGCTGGGTGCCGTCGAGCGGCGCCGCGTCGTGGACGTAGCTCGTCTTCAGCGAGAGCGCGAAGTCGGTGAGCGCCCGAAGCTCGAGCGAGCGCGAGGGCACGTGGTCCGGCGGGTTGGCGAGCCGGGCGGGCCCCAGCTCGTCCAGCCAGGGGAAAGGCAACGTCGCCGGCTCGATGGACTCCTTGCCTTCGGTCTGGAAGCGGATCTCCACCCAGACCACCGCCGCTCGGCTCTCCAGCTCGCGCACTCGAGCCTCTGCCGACACGATGCGGCTCGAGCTGCCCTCGAGCACGCGCTCCACCGTGAGCTTCTCGTTCACGTCGCGGGCGACACCCGCGAGCTTCTCGCGGCGCTGGCGCGCCGCCCGCGCAGCTTGGACCTCGGCCATCGCGTCCGCCAGGAGCGCGCTCGTGTCGGTCGTGGTGACCTTCTCGCTCCGGAGCTCGGCCATGCGACTGAGCTCCGCGACGAAGTCTCGATAGCGTGCGCTGGGGACCTCCACGGAGGCATCCAGGTCGCCCGCCCGCATCAGGCGCCCGCCCAGCGGCCGGACCATGGCGTCGATGCCGCGGCCGGCTTCGATGCCGCTCTCCACGCCGACCACGATGACGCTCGAGCGCGACAGCGTCGGCTGGCGCGGGGCCTCTTCGGCGACGGCCGGTTGCGCGGTACCCAAGAGGACCGCCAGGCAGAGCGCGAAGCCGATCTTGAACGCAGCGGCCAACGGGCGGGAGTCTTCCAGAGCCCCTACGCGGGCGCAATCAGCGTACCGTCCGCTGGCATTGCTGGGGCGCCACATCCGCCGTAGCACCGGGGCATGAAGCGCCTTCGAGATCGCGTCGCCGTGGTGACCGGCGCCGCGAGTGGGATCGGGCGGGCCACCGCGGTCCGGCTCGCGGAGAAGGGGGCACACCTCGCCCTGGTGGACATCGACGACCGCCGGCTCGCCGAGACCCGCGCCGATGTCGAGCGCTTGGGCAGGCGGGCCACCACGCACGACTGCGACGTGGCGGACCGAGCGCGGATGGAGAGCCTGGTGGCGGACGTCGAGAAGGCGCACGGCGCCGTGCACGTCTTGGTCAACAACGCCGGGGTCGCCGTGTCCGGGACCTTCGAGGACCAGTCGCTCGAGGACTTTCACTGGCTCATCGGCATCAATCTCTGGGGCGTGGTGCACGGCTGCAAGCTGTTCCTCCCGCTCCTGCGCCGCGCCGACGAGGCCCACATCGTCAACGTCTCCAGCGTGTTCGGCCTGATCGGCATGCCGCTCAACTCGGCCTACTGCGCCAGCAAGTTCGCCGTCTACGGCTTGAGCGAGAGCTTGCGAGCAGAGCTCAGCGACACCAACATCGGCGTCACCTGTGTGCAGCCCGGCGGCATCGCCACCAACATCGTCCAGGCGGCGCGCTTCGTCGGCGGAGCGGAGGCGGAGACGCTGCGGGCCCGCGCCGTGCGCTCGTTTCGCCGCATGCTACCGCCCGAAAAGGCCGCCGAGGCCATCGTGCGAGGCATCGAGAAGAACTCGCACCGCGTGCTGATCACTCGCGAGGCCATCCTGCTCGACGCGGCCAAGCGCGCTTTTCCGTCCTGGTCCTCGGATCTGGTGGCCCGGCGCTGGCGCAAGATGTTGCCGGGGATCCTCGAACGGGTCAGTCGTTGACTTTCGGCTCCACGCCGCTCGCCCCGCCCAGCCTTGGCAACTGGTCGCCGACGGGCAGCCAGTCCGCACGGTCGTCCCAGTAGCAGTGGGCCTGCACCGGAACGCCGACATCGCCCTCGACGTTGGCGCGGGCGACGTGGACCTCGTTGGGCCAGCGCTCTGCCTCGAAGAACAGGGTGCTGCCGCAGCGACCGCAGAAGCTGCGGCGCCCGGCCGCGGAGGAGGCGTAGCGGACCAAGCGCTCTTCGCCGCTCACGAAGCGGAGCTGCTCCTGCGGCACGCCGACCCAGGTGACCAGCGGCGCGCCGTGGGCCCGCCGGCACATGGAGCAGTGGCAGTGGGCGCAGAAGCGAACCGGGAGCGTGAGCTCGAAGCGGACGTCGCCACACAGACACCCGCCGCTGACCTTCTCTTGGCTCACTTGCAGTCCTTGTACTCGGGCAGGATCTCGCTCGCGCCGCACTGGCCGTTGCCGGGGCAGCTGCCGCTCGCGCCGCAGATCACGCGCTTGCTGCTGCCGGTGCAGGAAGCCTGGCAGGTGAAGCTCTGGTACGACTTGTTCGAGCCCTGGATGAAGAGCTCGCCGCAGCAGACCGTGCCACCCGCACAGTCCTCGGGTCCATCGCAGAAGACGTCCACGCCGTAGCCGCAGCTGGCTCCCGGGGACATGCACTGATCGGGCTGATTGTAGAAGTTGCAGCAGTAGGTCTGCGGCACGTTGCAGGTGAGCGCGCCGCACGCCACCGTCGTCCCGCTGCTCGAGCCTCCACCACCGCTCGGCGCTCCACCACCGCTCGGCGCTCCACCACCGCTCGGCGCTCCACCACCGCTCGGCGCTCCACCACCGCTCGGCGCTCCACCCGAGCCGGCCTGTCCGCCACCGCTGCCAGCGTTCCCGCCGCCGCCGGCACTCCCGCCGCCAGCGCCACCACTCCCGGCAGCCCCACCCGACGCGCCGGTACCGGCACCGGCCGCTCCACCGGTCGCTGCGCCGGCGTCGTCGGAGTCTTCGCCACAGGCGAAGAGCGAGAGAGAAACCAAGACCAACGCGAGGCGCTTCATGGGCCTAGGCTAGCGCCGAAGCCTGCTCAGAAGCCACCGGCGACGGCGAGCCCGTAGCCGCTTCGGCCCATGGGAGCTGGCGCCGCCACTAGCGGCGGCGGCTCGCGACGCGGCTTGGCGGGCCCGCCCGACGTCGCGCCAATCAGCATGAGCACCGCGCCGGTGGCCTGGAGCACGCCGTCGAGCACGAGCATGCCGCGGACCAGCGGCTCCGCGACGCACTTGCCCACGTCGCTGTCGAACTCCTGCTTCTGCTGGCTCTCGGCGCAGGGATCACGTCGTGCGGAGAGCGAGAGCCACGGCCCCGCCACTGGCGCGACCAGCCAACCGCTGCCGTTCTCGAAGCCTTCGGAGGCGCCGATGCCGACGCCCGTGGCATAGGGCAACCCAAGCACGAGACCTCCCACCACCAGCAGCGTCGAAGAAGGGGCGGAGGCGGCACCATCGTCGCCGACGACGTCGTGCATCGGGCCTGCGGGCGCGAAGCTCGGCGCGAAGGCCGGCGGCGAGGAAGCAACGCTGCTGGACCCGAACCCCGGGCTCGTCCCGAGCTGGGGCGCGGGGGCCCCGAAGGTCGGCTCGCGGAGCCCGAGCTGGCTCGGGGTCTCCCGCTCCGATGCAGCGCGCTCGGGCGCCGCCGCGCTCGGCGCAGGAACCGCCCGCTTCGGCAGATCCGGAAACGCGGCCGAGGACTGGGCGAGGGCGGGAGACGCGCAGGCGAGTACGAGCGCGGCAGAGACGGCTCTGGGCAACATGGCCCGATCCAGCAGCACGTTCCGTGCCGCTCGCGGCGCACCGCAAGCCATGGAAATCAATGACCCCAAGGGTTGTGCCAGGACGGCGTGTGCCAAATGATCGGACCGCGCGTGCCTCAGCGCACCAGACCGAACCAGGCACCGCCGCAGGCGAGCGCGAACGCGAGCGGGGCCACCGCGAGCCCGAAGACTGCGGTCACCGGCGCCGCGAGGGACACGAGCAGCACGGCGGCGACGATGGCCACCCCGGCGCCCATGGCCGGCTCCAGCACGCTGTGGGCGGAGCTCGCCCGCGCTACCAGGTAGCCGGCGAGCGGGAAACCGAACAGCGTCGCGGCGCCGAGCAGCACCAGCGGACCGCTGGAGCGAACGTCGGCCTCGTCGGCGAGCGCGAAGTCGATGCCGATCACGTGCCCGACGTACACGGCGCCGCCCAGCGCCACGAGCACGACTCCCAACGTGACCAGCGCGCCGATGGCGATCCAGTGCAGCATCAGCGGGCGATCGGGCCGCACCAGCGCACGCCGCATGGATCCGAGGGACGGCGGCTCGGGGATGCTCGAGAGCAGTAGCGAGCTCTTCGAGTCGGGGGTTGGCGCGACGTCGCGCAGCGCGAGCCAGCCGAAGAGCGTCATCATCAGGAACATCGGGATCGCGAGCACCAGCACCCCTGGGCCGCGACCGAAGACGATGTGATCGTAGAGCCCGTGGAGCGCCACCGCGGCGAACCACGCGAGCACGAACCAGCGCCCGCGCGTGGCGCGTTGGGTTCCGAGCGCGTAGCCCCAGAGCCCGGCCAGGAACGGGTGCGCGGTCATCCCGACCAGGAGGCGCACGGCCAGGAGCATCGACGGCTGCTCGACCAGACCGATGCTGGTGATCTCGCCGGCAGCGAAGCCGGCTCCGGCGCAGGCCGCGTAGGTCAAGCCCAAGCGCGGCGAGCGCAGGGCCCGCATGCCGAACAGCGGCCAAATCACCAGGACCTTCAGCCCCTCCTCGAGGGGTGCGGCCAGGAGGAACGTCGCGAGCAAAGCTCCGGGCGTGCCGACCTTCGCCGCGTCGAACGACAGCTCGGCGAACCCCAGCACGGCGCGCTCCAGCCAGCCGGCGACGAGCCCCGCGACGACGGCCGCGGCGACGACGCTCACCGTCAGCCGGCGCGGCACGTGACTCAGGCGGTTGACGCGCCGCCAGATGCCGAAGGCGAGCGCCAGAGGCACGGCGCCGCACAAGACGATGAGCAGGATCCGCGGCACGCCCGCGCCGCCTCGCCTAGAAGTGGAGCCCTGCGACGCCGGTCAGCGAGACGCCCGCGCCGATGCTGGAGCCGTCGGCCTTGTAGACCTCTTGTTGATCGGGCGTTCCCCCCTGCAAGCGCGAGGGGTCGACCCCGGGCCGGGTGAGCACGAGCATCTCGCCGGTCAAGTTGGCGCCGATCGAGACCGTGTCCGACAAGTAGATGTCCAGGCCGAACCCGCCGCGGATGTTGTAGCCCTTGATGTCCACGTCGTCGGAGCGCAGGCTGCCGCCCAGGTTGCCGCTGTCGAAGGAGCCCATCGACGCATAGCCCCCGCCGAAGGTGAAGTAGGGCTCGATGGCTCCGAGCGGGATGTGGATGCCCAGCTCGGCGTTCAGCGTCCAGATGTCCCACTCGGTGAACTGCCCCAGCCGAAAGCGCGCGCCGAGCGTGATGAACACCAGCCGCACGCCCAGGCCCGCGCCGTACAGCAGACCGGTCTGGCTGGTCTTGACCGTGCCTGCATCCACGAGGTTGTTCGCCTTGAAGGTTTGTAGGCCGAGGTGCTCGCCGCCCACCTCCGCGTTCAGCCAGAAGAACTCCAGCCCTCGGCCCGAGTCCTCCTTGTCCGCCTTGGCCAGCTCTTGCTCCGTCCCGGCGTACGCAGCGTTGGGGTCCCCGGGGTTCGAGCTCGGCGGCGCGAGGCCCCCAGCGTTCATGCCGTTGTTCGGCGGCTGGCTCGGTGGTGGCGCACCCCAGCTCTGCTGCGGGGGCTGCGTCGGCTGACCCCAGGCCTGCGCGGACGCCACCGCGGGGACGGTGAGAACGGCGAGGGTGGCGACCCGAGCGAGCGCTTTCATCGCACGAGAGCCTACCTGCATCGGGTCATTCGCGCCAGCGGACGACGCGCGCCGGCAGCGACCGCTCGCCGATCTCGGCGCAGAGCGTCTCGAGCGCCGCTCGTTCCGCGCCCAGCCACGCGAGGTCGTCCAGGCGCTCGTCGAGCGGGGCATCGCGACGCAGCGTGGCCAGCTGCTTGTACAGACGCGCATCGCTCGCGTGCGCCTGGAGCTCGCGCGCCAGCGCGTCCGCTCCTCGCACCTTCACGTCCCACCGGGAGCAGTCCAACGGAATGGCCTCGAGGCTTCCATACCGCGCGAGGAGCGCGGCAGCCGAACGCGCGCCCCAGCGCGGAACGCCCGGAATGCCGTCCGCAGCGTCGCCCACCAGCGCGAGGTAGTCGGCGATTGCGCTCGGAGGCACGCCGAAGCGCTCGCGCACGCCGTCCTCGTCGAGCAGGCGACGCCTCGCCCGGTCGAAGCACACGACGCGCGTCCCCGCAACACACTGCGCCAGATCCTTGTCCGGCGAGCAGAGCACGACCTGCTCGACGCGCGCGTCGGCGCCGTACAGCACCGCACCGGTCGCGAGCGCGTCGTCGGCCTCGAGCTCCGTCATCGGCCACACCACGATGCCCAGCGCAGCGGCTGCGCGCTCCACCAGCGGGAACTGTGCCAAGAGCTCGGGCTCGATCCCGTCGCCGGTCTTGTATCCCGCGAAGAGGTCGTTGCGGAACGACTCGATCACGTGGTCGAAGGCGCAGGCGACGTGGGTGACGCGTTCGTCGCGCAGGAAGGCGTGGATGCTGGACAGGAACCCGCGTGTGGCGCCGACCTCGCGGCCGCCGGCATCACGCGCGCTCGGCGTGCCGAACCAGGCCCGGAACAGCTCGTAAGTGCCGTCGATGAGGTGAACCTTCACAGCCGGCCCATCTTACGTACGGAAACCCCGATCAGGCGATCAGCCTTGCGCCCTCGGCGGGGGCGGAGGAACATCGCGGCCACTTCGAAGACGAGGCCATCACCATGACCAACGTCCGCCGTACCGCACTGAATCTCGGCTTGCTGGGCGCGCTGCTCGTGACGAGCTGCACTCTGCTCACCGACGTCGATCGCGACAAGATTGAAGAAGGGACCGGCGGTTCGTCGGGCAGCGGCGGCAGCGGCGGCAGCTCCGGGGGTGCGGGCGGCACGGGTGGGAGCAGCGGCGGAACCGGCGGAACCGGCGGCAGCTCCGGCAGCGGCGGCAGCTCCGGCAGCGGCGGCAGCTCCGGCAGCGGCGGCAGCTCCGGCAGCGGCGGCAGCTCCGGCAGCGGCGGCGTGGCCGGCAGCGATGGCGGTGGAACCGGAGGCGTCGCGGGGAGTGACGGCGGGACCGATGCCTCTACCGGCGGAACCGGCGGCTCTACCGGCGGAACCGGCGGCTC contains:
- a CDS encoding GFA family protein — protein: MSQEKVSGGCLCGDVRFELTLPVRFCAHCHCSMCRRAHGAPLVTWVGVPQEQLRFVSGEERLVRYASSAAGRRSFCGRCGSTLFFEAERWPNEVHVARANVEGDVGVPVQAHCYWDDRADWLPVGDQLPRLGGASGVEPKVND
- a CDS encoding transcriptional repressor gives rise to the protein MEKRGLRSTEQRRVIIDKLFEATDHVTIDQLLEVVRAADPRVGYATVYRTMKLLSEGGLVHERKFGDGFTRYELADEEAHHDHLICLDCGKITEFEEPAIEELQERIAARYGFVVQDHKHELYGLCADCAKKSVKPGRARTAHR
- a CDS encoding PrsW family intramembrane metalloprotease, giving the protein MPRILLIVLCGAVPLALAFGIWRRVNRLSHVPRRLTVSVVAAAVVAGLVAGWLERAVLGFAELSFDAAKVGTPGALLATFLLAAPLEEGLKVLVIWPLFGMRALRSPRLGLTYAACAGAGFAAGEITSIGLVEQPSMLLAVRLLVGMTAHPFLAGLWGYALGTQRATRGRWFVLAWFAAVALHGLYDHIVFGRGPGVLVLAIPMFLMMTLFGWLALRDVAPTPDSKSSLLLSSIPEPPSLGSMRRALVRPDRPLMLHWIAIGALVTLGVVLVALGGAVYVGHVIGIDFALADEADVRSSGPLVLLGAATLFGFPLAGYLVARASSAHSVLEPAMGAGVAIVAAVLLVSLAAPVTAVFGLAVAPLAFALACGGAWFGLVR
- a CDS encoding DUF4349 domain-containing protein codes for the protein MAAAFKIGFALCLAVLLGTAQPAVAEEAPRQPTLSRSSVIVVGVESGIEAGRGIDAMVRPLGGRLMRAGDLDASVEVPSARYRDFVAELSRMAELRSEKVTTTDTSALLADAMAEVQAARAARQRREKLAGVARDVNEKLTVERVLEGSSSRIVSAEARVRELESRAAVVWVEIRFQTEGKESIEPATLPFPWLDELGPARLANPPDHVPSRSLELRALTDFALSLKTSYVHDAAPLDGTQLAMALAFDMRVLGEANPVGLFGGMNVALGASQGFVYGLQFMGGVGMPIGRRFAFGVSSGPGIDGITTVVPFGLVFPVELWLGWDLFEWLNVSAWGHNAWVVGSDDRQSGSAHALFGDELSVGLALVLADRDSFSSYTQRRHGWLFGAGYRELLGTEMFELRLGYAGIDADFSGSY
- a CDS encoding glycosyltransferase family 2 protein, whose amino-acid sequence is MRVLAVVPAYFAERSVGALARELRALWPDTGEAPPVIVVDDGSADDTSGAARAAGAYVVRHPHNRGKGAALLTGFERARAFEADAVVSVDADGQHPAEEAVRLALHPAPRESLILGVRDLVGAGAPRANQRSNAISNFFLSRFTGRELRDTQCGLRRYPLEKTLALAPRSEGYAFEAEVLLRAARANWDIVQIPVRVLYPPDRRTHFHVVRDPARIVFRVVSTLLSERGGA
- a CDS encoding acyl-CoA dehydrogenase, with the translated sequence MSLPQNRYKADLRELHFVLFEQFKLGELLGREPYQDWGEEEVRLTLSEVYRFATEVTGPLNAVGDQEGCRIEDGQVLTPKGFKEAWQKTYESGFKSLVVPAEFGGQGAPRVLAALTTELTSGSNTAFDMYPGLTIGAADLIEAFGTPEQRERYCGKMFGGEWAGTMCITEPQAGSDVGAATSFAKRNADGTYSITGTKLFISGGDQDLTENIVHMVLARTEGAPKGTKGLSLFIVPKRRVTGEPNDVKCLSIEHKMGIKGSSTALLQFGDDGQCVGELCGTTEQQGIKQMFKMMNYARIGVGLQGLGIASAAYLSTLEYAKERKQGSSAAQWKDPDAPRVAIIEHANVRRMLLWMKAHVEGVRALIVKGAMHLDRAAALAGKDDEQALYHQGQVELLTPLIKSYSSDTAFRVAEMAIQVHGGVGYTEDYPVEQHCRDAKIFSIYEGTNGIQALDLVARKLGQAGGMNTQRFLGDVSAFVEQHREHPVLGPSVANLALAHEAVAGSVMQLLGWFQGGEVERVPLVANRFLTMMSELTVGWLLLDAAAVALENQKKVAESDPDFAFYEGKKHAAIFFAHQVLPGVVGSAKMLAAGDNSALDIPDAAFATV
- a CDS encoding 5-formyltetrahydrofolate cyclo-ligase; this translates as MADLAKNEMEALLAQAKRQLRARMRGLRSALPASAIAARSGRIVERVAALGPVRDAKSVALFWPMANKNEVDLVPLDATLRAQGKRLYYPFMTPTETGYHTGFRLLSDVGLLEQRGRGFSEPPLDAAEATRGDIDAVVVPALAVSADGYRIGYGIGFYDVTLPDVCPPASTVVVAFSFQLLAEAPHDEGDFPCDWVVTDASVTDARSARGPA
- a CDS encoding flap endonuclease — translated: MKVHLIDGTYELFRAWFGTPSARDAGGREVGATRGFLSSIHAFLRDERVTHVACAFDHVIESFRNDLFAGYKTGDGIEPELLAQFPLVERAAAALGIVVWPMTELEADDALATGAVLYGADARVEQVVLCSPDKDLAQCVAGTRVVCFDRARRRLLDEDGVRERFGVPPSAIADYLALVGDAADGIPGVPRWGARSAAALLARYGSLEAIPLDCSRWDVKVRGADALARELQAHASDARLYKQLATLRRDAPLDERLDDLAWLGAERAALETLCAEIGERSLPARVVRWRE
- a CDS encoding SDR family NAD(P)-dependent oxidoreductase; this encodes MKRLRDRVAVVTGAASGIGRATAVRLAEKGAHLALVDIDDRRLAETRADVERLGRRATTHDCDVADRARMESLVADVEKAHGAVHVLVNNAGVAVSGTFEDQSLEDFHWLIGINLWGVVHGCKLFLPLLRRADEAHIVNVSSVFGLIGMPLNSAYCASKFAVYGLSESLRAELSDTNIGVTCVQPGGIATNIVQAARFVGGAEAETLRARAVRSFRRMLPPEKAAEAIVRGIEKNSHRVLITREAILLDAAKRAFPSWSSDLVARRWRKMLPGILERVSR